The following DNA comes from Clostridiales bacterium.
AGTGATGGGGCCTGAATTTTGTTCTTGTATCTTCACCAAATAATCTCTTCGCGAATACATCAAGAGTTCCTTTCAGATTCCCCATCGTAATGCCTTCATCCACCACAAGCCCTTCTATCTGCGCAAACACCGGAGAATGCGAGGCATCAGGCGTATCAGACCTGTATACTCTTCCGGGAACTATTATCCTTATAGGAGGTTTGTGTTTTTCCATATACCTCGCCTGAACCGGTGACGTATGGGTCCTTAAAACAACATCTTCGTTTATATAAAAAGTATCCTGCACATCCCTCGCCGGATGATTCTTGGGTATATTCATGGCTTCAAAGTTGTAGTAGTCAAGCTCAACCTCGGGACCTTCCACTATAGAAAATCCCATCCCTGTAAAAATATCCTTTACCTCATCCAGCACTTTTGTAAGGGGATGCTTTGCACCTCTTCTGATCTCCTTTCCGGGAATAGAGATATCTATTACTTCTTTTTTTAGTTTTTCACTTTTTTCCGCTCGCTTTATTCTGCCTTCCGCCTGCACCAACAAATTTTCGATTTTTCCTCTCACTTCATTTGCAAGTTTGCCTAT
Coding sequences within:
- the pheS gene encoding phenylalanine--tRNA ligase subunit alpha yields the protein MKEELLKIKDEAALNIDKAATSSELESIRVKYLGKKGSLTAILRGMGSLSAEERPAIGKLANEVRGKIENLLVQAEGRIKRAEKSEKLKKEVIDISIPGKEIRRGAKHPLTKVLDEVKDIFTGMGFSIVEGPEVELDYYNFEAMNIPKNHPARDVQDTFYINEDVVLRTHTSPVQARYMEKHKPPIRIIVPGRVYRSDTPDASHSPVFAQIEGLVVDEGITMGNLKGTLDVFAKRLFGEDTRTKFRPHHFNFTEPSAEVDVSCSVCKGKGCSVCKGTGWIEILGCGMVHVKVLENCGIDSKKYSGFAFGIGLDRIALIKYVIDDIRLFYENDIRFLRQF